Proteins from one Planctomyces sp. SH-PL62 genomic window:
- a CDS encoding EVE domain-containing protein, which produces MAYWLFKSEPDSYSYADLVRDGTTGWGGVRNYQARNLLRDSIRVGDGVLFYHSNADPAAVVGIAEVVEAGHPDPLAFDPDSHYHDPKSKPEAPTWFQVTIKPVRPIDPPLALARLREIPALVGMELLRKGSRLSVQPVSDAEWKVILDLAGIKATKKSRKG; this is translated from the coding sequence ATGGCGTACTGGCTGTTCAAGTCCGAGCCGGATTCGTACTCGTACGCCGACCTCGTGCGCGACGGGACGACGGGCTGGGGCGGCGTCCGCAACTACCAGGCGCGGAACCTCCTGCGCGACTCGATCCGGGTCGGCGACGGGGTCCTGTTCTACCATTCCAACGCCGATCCGGCGGCCGTCGTGGGGATCGCCGAGGTCGTCGAGGCGGGGCATCCCGACCCCCTGGCGTTCGACCCCGATTCGCACTACCACGACCCCAAAAGCAAGCCCGAAGCCCCGACGTGGTTCCAGGTGACGATCAAGCCGGTGCGGCCCATCGACCCGCCGCTGGCCCTGGCCAGGCTGCGGGAGATCCCCGCGCTGGTCGGGATGGAGCTGCTTCGCAAGGGGAGCCGGCTCTCGGTGCAGCCGGTGTCCGACGCCGAGTGGAAGGTGATCCTGGACCTGGCCGGGATCAAGGCGACGAAGAAGTCACGGAAAGGCTGA